Proteins encoded within one genomic window of Streptomyces sp. NBC_01314:
- the msrA gene encoding peptide-methionine (S)-S-oxide reductase MsrA, with protein MAAQTQRAVLAGGCFWGMEDLIRRLPGVTATRVGYTGGDVPNATYRNHGTHAEAIEILFDPAGTDFRAILEFFFQIHDPSTKNRQGNDIGLSYRSAIYYVDDEQKRIAEDTIADVDASGLWPGKVVTEVEPVGPFWEAEPEHQDYLQRYPDGYTCHFPRPGWRLPARAEG; from the coding sequence ATGGCTGCGCAGACGCAGAGGGCCGTGCTGGCCGGTGGATGCTTCTGGGGGATGGAGGACCTGATTCGCCGACTCCCGGGCGTGACGGCGACCCGGGTCGGATACACCGGCGGGGACGTGCCGAACGCGACGTACCGTAACCATGGCACGCACGCGGAGGCCATTGAGATCCTTTTCGACCCCGCGGGGACCGACTTCCGCGCGATCCTGGAGTTCTTCTTCCAGATCCACGACCCGAGCACCAAGAACCGCCAAGGCAACGACATCGGCCTCAGCTATCGCTCCGCGATCTACTACGTGGATGACGAGCAGAAGCGGATCGCAGAGGACACGATCGCGGACGTGGACGCCTCCGGACTGTGGCCGGGCAAAGTCGTCACCGAGGTGGAGCCGGTCGGCCCCTTCTGGGAGGCCGAGCCCGAGCATCAGGACTACCTGCAGCGTTACCCGGACGGCTACACCTGCCACTTCCCGCGCCCGGGATGGCGGCTACCCGCCCGCGCGGAGGGCTGA
- a CDS encoding MBL fold metallo-hydrolase codes for MPLQKTRPGTVHQVRPDISVLADSLEVPGIGHLPVNAFVLLAAQPLVVDTGLGLPDRNFVETLGTVLDPADVRWIWLTHPDRDHTGGIFDLLAAAPEARVVTTFVGAGILSCERPLPLDRCYLLNPGETMDIGDRTLTGFRPPLFDNPATVGFFDDHSGVCFSSDCFGAPLPTAELALADDVRDVPIDDLRTAQLLWATVDSPWVRTVDMDKYLETFRPLKDRNPDLVLSTHLPPATGITGSLLDTLTTAPDAPPFTGPDQAALEQMLAGFEPNGGGHVQ; via the coding sequence ATGCCCCTACAGAAAACCCGACCGGGCACGGTCCACCAGGTCCGCCCGGACATCAGCGTTCTGGCCGACAGCCTGGAAGTCCCGGGAATCGGACACCTCCCGGTGAACGCCTTCGTGCTGCTGGCCGCCCAGCCGCTGGTGGTCGACACCGGCCTGGGCCTGCCGGACCGGAACTTCGTCGAGACGCTCGGCACGGTGCTGGACCCGGCGGACGTGCGCTGGATCTGGCTCACCCACCCCGACCGCGACCACACGGGCGGGATCTTCGACCTGCTGGCGGCGGCGCCCGAGGCACGCGTGGTGACGACCTTCGTCGGTGCCGGCATCCTCTCCTGCGAACGCCCCCTGCCCCTCGACCGCTGCTATCTCCTGAACCCCGGCGAGACGATGGACATCGGCGACCGCACGCTCACCGGCTTCCGCCCGCCGCTGTTCGACAACCCCGCCACCGTCGGCTTCTTCGACGACCACTCCGGGGTCTGCTTCAGCTCCGACTGCTTCGGCGCGCCTCTCCCCACGGCCGAGCTCGCCCTGGCCGACGACGTCCGTGACGTGCCCATCGACGACCTGCGCACCGCCCAACTGCTGTGGGCCACGGTGGACAGCCCCTGGGTCAGGACGGTCGACATGGACAAGTACCTGGAGACCTTCCGCCCCCTCAAGGACCGCAATCCTGACCTCGTCCTCTCCACCCACCTCCCCCCGGCCACCGGCATCACCGGCTCCCTCCTCGACACCCTCACCACCGCCCCGGACGCCCCACCCTTCACGGGCCCGGACCAGGCGGCGCTGGAACAGATGCTGGCGGGGTTCGAGCCGAACGGGGGCGGTCACGTCCAGTGA
- a CDS encoding NAD(P)-dependent alcohol dehydrogenase has translation MTTTVAAYAAPAAKAPLERTTIERREVGEFDVLIDIKYSGICHSDIHQAREGWGEAIFPMVPGHEIAGVVEAVGSGVTKFTVGDKVGVGCMVDSCRECENCEAGLEQYCLKGNVGTYNAIGKDGEPTYGGYAEKIVVDEAFTVRIPDGIALDEAAPLLCAGITLYSPLRHWNAGPGKKVAVVGLGGLGHMGVKIAHALGAEVTVLSQSLRKKDDGLKLGADHYYATSDEATFKELAGTFDLILSTVSAPLNLDAYLSLLKTDGAFVNVGAPEEPVALNLFSVIAGRKTLAGSGIGGIQETQEMLDFCAEHGLGAEIELIRADQINEAYERVLASDVRYRFVIDTSTI, from the coding sequence TGATCGACATCAAGTACTCCGGTATCTGCCACTCGGACATCCACCAGGCCCGTGAGGGCTGGGGCGAGGCGATCTTCCCGATGGTCCCGGGTCACGAGATCGCCGGTGTCGTCGAGGCGGTCGGCTCCGGCGTCACCAAGTTCACCGTCGGCGACAAGGTGGGCGTCGGCTGCATGGTCGACTCCTGCCGCGAGTGCGAGAACTGCGAGGCGGGCCTGGAGCAGTACTGCCTCAAGGGCAACGTCGGCACGTACAACGCCATCGGCAAGGACGGCGAGCCCACCTACGGCGGCTACGCGGAGAAGATCGTCGTCGACGAGGCCTTCACCGTACGCATCCCCGACGGCATCGCCCTCGACGAGGCAGCGCCCCTGCTGTGCGCCGGCATCACGCTGTACTCCCCGCTCAGGCACTGGAACGCAGGCCCCGGCAAGAAGGTCGCCGTCGTCGGCCTCGGCGGCCTCGGCCACATGGGCGTCAAGATCGCGCACGCGCTGGGTGCCGAGGTGACGGTGCTCTCTCAGTCCCTCCGCAAGAAGGACGACGGCCTGAAGCTGGGCGCCGACCACTACTACGCGACCAGCGACGAGGCGACCTTCAAGGAGCTCGCGGGCACCTTCGACCTCATCCTGTCGACCGTCTCGGCCCCCCTGAACCTCGACGCGTACCTGTCTCTCCTGAAGACCGACGGCGCCTTCGTGAACGTCGGCGCCCCCGAGGAGCCCGTCGCCCTCAACCTCTTCTCGGTCATCGCCGGCCGCAAGACCCTCGCGGGCTCCGGCATCGGCGGCATCCAGGAGACCCAGGAAATGCTCGACTTCTGCGCCGAGCACGGCCTCGGCGCCGAGATCGAACTGATCCGCGCGGACCAGATCAACGAGGCCTACGAGCGGGTGCTGGCGAGCGACGTCCGCTACCGGTTCGTCATCGACACGTCGACGATCTGA